From a single Equus asinus isolate D_3611 breed Donkey chromosome 2, EquAss-T2T_v2, whole genome shotgun sequence genomic region:
- the PSMA4 gene encoding proteasome subunit alpha type-4: MSRRYDSRTTIFSPEGRLYQVEYAMEAIGHAGTCLGILANDGVLLAAERRNIHKLLDEVFFSEKIYKLNEDMACSVAGITSDANVLTNELRLIAQRYLLQYQEPIPCEQLVTALCDIKQAYTQFGGKRPFGVSLLYIGWDKHYGFQLYQSDPSGNYGGWKATCIGNNSAAAVSMLKQDYKEGEMTLKSALALAIKVLNKTMDVSKLSAEKVEIATLTRENGKTVIRVLKQKEVEQLIKKHEEEEAKAEREKKEKEQKEKEK, translated from the exons ATG TCTCGAAGATATGACTCCAGGACTACCATATTTTCTCCAGAAG GTCGCTTGTACCAAGTTGAATATGCCATGGAAGCTATTGGACATGCAGGCACCTGTTTGGGAATTTTAGCAAACGACGGTGTTTTACTTGCAGCAGAGAGACGCAACATCCACAAGCTTCTTGATGAAGTCTTTTTTTCCGAAAAAATTTATAAACTCAATGA gGACATGGCTTGCAGTGTGGCAGGTATAACTTCTGATGCTAATGTTCTGACTAATGAATTGAGGCTCATTGCTCAAAG GTATTTATTACAGTATCAGGAGCCAATTCCTTGTGAGCAGTTGGTTACAGCACTGTGTGATATCAAACAAGCTTATACACAGTTTGGAG GAAAACGTCCCTTTGGTGTTTCATTGCTGTACATTGGCTGGGATAAGCACTATGGCTTTCAGCTCTATCAGAGTGACCCTAGCGGAAATTATGGGGGATGGAAAGCCACATGCATTGGAAATAATAGCGCT GCAGCTGTGTCAATGTTAAAACAAGACtacaaagaaggagaaatgaCATTGAAGTCAGCACTTGCTCTTGCTATCAAAGTCTTAAATAAGACCATGGATGTTAGCAAACTCTCTGCTGAAAAAG TGGAAATTGCTACGCTAACAAGGGAGAATGGAAAGACAGTCATCAGAGTTCTCAAACAAAAGGAAGTGGAACAGTTGATCAAAAAACATGAAGAAGAAGAAGCTAAAGCTGAGcgtgagaagaaagaaaaagaacagaaagaaaaggagaaatag